A stretch of the Vitis riparia cultivar Riparia Gloire de Montpellier isolate 1030 chromosome 13, EGFV_Vit.rip_1.0, whole genome shotgun sequence genome encodes the following:
- the LOC117928817 gene encoding ACT domain-containing protein ACR9, giving the protein MGIFCDDAVLIQKGNKPGEPCSITINCPDKAGLGCDLCRIILEFGLCIARGDFSTDGRWCYIVFSFVPCPSSLKIDWESLKNRLLSACPSPLFSYCFNQQDGSSPSPVYMLKLFCLDRNGLLHDVTKVLSELEFTIERVKVMTTPDGRVLDLFFITDGMELLHTKKRQDDTCAHLLAVLGEFNVICEIQLAGPEYRSQQGCSSLSPEIAEELFGSELLDNKSNMTKLENGTITVDNFLSPAHTLLQIQCLDQKGLFYDIMRTSKDCNIQIAYGRFNPSVKGYRNMDLFIQKTDGKKIIDPENLASLCSRLKEEMLHPLRVTITNRGPDAELLVANPVELSGKGRPRVFYDVTCTLKTLGICIFSGEIVRHSTSNREWEVYRFRLEESVEFPLTSSRSRSQIINRVKRTLMGW; this is encoded by the exons ATGGGGATTTTTTGCGACGACGCCGTTTTGATCCAGAAAGGGAACAAGCCCGGCGAACCATGCTCCATCACCATCAACTGTCCTGATAAAGCCGGGCTTGGATGCGATCTCTGTAGAATAATACTCGAATTCGGGCTCTGCATTGCCAGAGGAG ATTTCTCAACTGATGGGAGATGGTGTTACATTGTGTTTTCCTTTGTTCCATGCCCTAGCTCGCTCAAAATTGATTGGGAAAGCTTAAAAAACCGGCTTCTATCTGCATGTCCTTCACCTTTATTTTCATACTGCTTCAATCAGCAGGATGGTTCATCCCCTTCTCCGGTTTATATGCTAAAGCTTTTTTGCCTTGACCGAAATGGGTTGTTACATG ATGTCACCAAAGTCCTCTCTGAGCTTGAGTTTACAATTGAAAGAGTAAAAGTGATGACAACCCCTGATGGCAGAGTCTTGGACCTTTTCTTCATCACGGATGGCAT GGAGTTACTACACACAAAGAAGAGGCAAGACGACACATGTGCTCATCTGCTTGCTGTTTTGGGGGAATTTAATGTCATCTGTGAAATTCAGTTGGCAGGGCCTGAATATAGAAGTCAGCAGGGCTGCTCTTCACTGTCACCGGAGATTGCAGAAGAACTATTTGGCTCTGAGCTATTAGACAATAAGTCAAATATGACTAAACTTGAGAACGGCACTATTACTGTAGATAATTTTCTGAGTCCAGCTCATACCTTGCTTCAAATACAATGTCTTGATCAAAAAGGCCTCTTCTATGACATTATGAGGACTTCAAAAGACTGCAATATTCAG ATTGCCTATGGTCGATTCAATCCAAGTGTGAAAGGCTACCGCAATATGGATCTATTCATCCAGAAAACAGATGGGAAAAAGATAATAGATCCAGAGAATCTGGCTTCTTTGTGTTCTCGTCTCAAGGAGGAGATGCTTCACCCATTGCGAGTTACTATTACCAACAGGGGACCAGACGCCGAACTCCTGGTTGCCAATCCAGTGGAGTTATCTGGGAAGGGAAGACCCCGCGTTTTCTATGATGTTACATGCACTCTAAAAACATTAGGGATATGCATTTTCTCG GGGGAAATTGTTAGGCATTCAACGTCGAATCGGGAATGGGAAGTGTACAGATTCCGTTTGGAAGAAAGCGTTGAGTTTCCATTAACAAGTAGTCGAAGTAGAAGTCAGATTATTAATAGGGTTAA